In Paroedura picta isolate Pp20150507F chromosome 1, Ppicta_v3.0, whole genome shotgun sequence, the following are encoded in one genomic region:
- the LTV1 gene encoding protein LTV1 homolog — MPHRRKKPFIEKKKAVKFHLVHRSQKDPLTADETAPQRILLPAQKGNDEKRREEQRKYGIFFDDDYDYLQHLKEASETSELVPSSIQSQQGKIIVTKEGEVEEEIQHIPAPTINLPSSVFASEFEEDVGLLNKAAPVSGPRLDFDPDIVAALDDDFDFDDPNNLLEDDFILNANKPGSREQEGYWESNSGDEDEWEDMEEEETDGKNISSDREYDSEGPLSDDNEIGEMKEFLFMQEETKSRFTDYSMTSSVIKRNEQLTLLDERFEKFFEQFDDDEIGALDNAELEGFIQSDSTRLQEVLNDYYKEKAKDCVKLDDLEIGEDSEKFVNKIMEEADEEQEEIVTLTIEEPKEKWDCESILSTYSTLYNHPKLIEVPRKPKPIKVSHKTGIPLDVLPKRGLTAKQVECMQMINDSDLPRVSTQPRPKTESKEDHKARKQAIKEERKERRIEKKANKIAFKHEKTRQQKELLNLQQNSRGVKLS; from the exons ATG CCTCACAGGCGGAAGAAACCATtcatagaaaagaaaaaggctgtaAAATTTCATTTAGTACACAGAAGTCAGAAGGACCCTTTGACAGCAGATGAAACTGCACCCCAGAGAATTCTTTTGCCTGCACAAAAG GGAAATGATGAAAAACGGAGAGAAGAACAGAGGAAATATGGAATCTTctttgatgatgattatgattacTTGCAACATCTCAAAGAAGCTTCTGAAACTTCTGAGCTTGTTCCATCGAGCATCCAAAGTCAACAAGGCAAGATTATAGTGACCAAAGAAGGGGAGGTTGAAGAGGAAATTCAGCACATTCCT gcTCCCACTATTAATTTGCCCTCATCAGTGTTTGCATCAGAATTTGAAGAGGATGTGGGACTGTTAAATAAGGCGGCTCCTGTTTCAG GGCCCAGGTTGGATTTTGACCCTGACATTGTTGCTGCACTTGATGATGATTTTGATTTTGACGACCCAAATAATCTTCTTGAGGATGACTTCATTTTAAATGCCAATAAACCTGGGAGCAGAGAGCAGGAAGGTTATTG GGAATCTAACTCTGGAGATGAAGATGAATGGGAGGATatggaggaagaggagacagatggaaAGAACATTTCTAGTGACAGGGAGTATGACTCTGAGGGTCCTTTGTCAGATGACAATGAAATTGGAGAGATGAAAGAATTTCTTTTCATGCAAGAAGAGACCAAGAGCCGTTTCACAGACTACTCCATGACTTCCTCAGTCATAAAAAGGAATGAACAATTGACCCTTCTGGATGAGAGATTTGAGAAG TTTTTCGAGCAATTTGATGATGACGAAATTGGAGCCTTAGATAATGCGGAACTGGAAGGCTTCATTCAAAGTGACAGTACTCGGCTACAGGAAGTCTTGAATGATTACTACAAAGAGAAAGCAAAGGA CTGTGTgaaactagatgaccttgaaattGGGGAGGACTCAGAGAAGTTTGTGAATAAGATAATGGAAGAAGCAGATGAAGAACAAGAGGAAATTGTAACTTTAACCATAGAGGAGCCCAAAGAAAAATGGGATTGTGAATCCATTTTAA GTACCTATTCAACCTTATATAATCATCCAAAACTTATTGAGGTTCCACGAAAG cccaaACCAATCAAAGTGTCCCATAAGACTGGAATCCCACTGGATGTTTTGCCTAAAAGAGGACTTACAGCTAAGCAAGTTGAGTGCATGCAGATGATTAACGACAGTGACCTGCCAAGAGTATCCACACAACCACGTCCCAAAACTGAAAGTAAAGAAGATCACAAAGCCAGAAAACAAGCTATCAAAGAAGAACGCAAA GAGCGCAGGATTGAGAAGAAAGCCAACAAGATAGCCTTCAAACATGAGAAAACAAGGCAACAGAAAGAGCTGCTCAACTTGCAACAGAACAGTCGAGGAGTCAAATTGTCATAA